In Erythrolamprus reginae isolate rEryReg1 chromosome 10, rEryReg1.hap1, whole genome shotgun sequence, one DNA window encodes the following:
- the PPP1CC gene encoding serine/threonine-protein phosphatase PP1-gamma catalytic subunit isoform X2 — MADIDKLNIDSIIQRLLEVRGSKPGKNVQLQENEIRGLCLKSREIFLSQPILLELEAPLKICGDIHGQYYDLLRLFEYGGFPPESNYLFLGDYVDRGKQSLETICLLLAYKIKYPENFFLLRGNHECASINRIYGFYDECKRRYNIKLWKTFTDCFNCLPIAAIVDEKIFCCHGGLSPDLQSMEQIRRIMRPTDVPDQGLLCDLLWSDPDKDVLGWGENDRGVSFTFGAEVVAKFLHKHDLDLICRAHQVVEDGYEFFAKRQLVTLFSAPNYCGEFDNAGAMMSVDETLMCSFQILKPAEKKKPNASRPVTPPRGRTT, encoded by the exons ATGGCGGATATTGACAAGCTCAACATCGACAGCATCATCCAACGGCTgctggaag TGAGAGGATCCAAACCTGGTAAAAATGTCCAGCTTCAAGAGAACGAAATAAGAGGATTGTGCTTGAAATCTCGGGAGATCTTCCTCAGTCAACCAATTCTGTTAGAACTTGAAGCACCACTTAAAATATGTG GTGATATCCACGGACAATACTACGACTTGCTGCGGCTATTTGAATATGGTGGTTTCCCACCGGAGAGCAACTATCTCTTTCTTGGGGACTACGTTGACCGAGGGAAGCAGTCCTTGGAGACCATTTGTCTCTTGCTGGCCTACAAGATAAAATATCCAGAGAACTTTTTCCTCCTTAGAGGCAACCATGAATGTGCTAGCATTAATAGAATTTATGGCTTCTACGATGAAT GTAAAAGAAGATACAACATCAAGCTGTGGAAAACCTTTACCGATTGCTTCAACTGCTTGCCAATTGCAGCCATTGTGGATGAGAAAATATTTTGCTGCCACGGAG GCTTATCACCAGATCTCCAGTCAATGGAACAAATCCGGCGGATTATGCGGCCCACAGACGTGCCGGACCAAGGCCTCCTTTGCGACCTGCTGTGGTCTGACCCCGACAAGGATGTACTTGGATGGGGCGAAAACGACCGAGGGGTGTCCTTCACATTTGGAGCCGAAGTGGTGGCAAAGTTCCTTCATAAACATGATTTGGACCTCATATGCAGAGCTCATCAGGTAG TTGAAGATGGATACGAATTCTTTGCAAAGAGGCAGCTGGTAACTCTGTTTTCTGCCCCCAACTACTGTGGGGAGTTTGACAACGCAGGTGCTATGATGAGCGTGGACGAGACTCTGATGTGCTCCTTCCAG
- the PPP1CC gene encoding serine/threonine-protein phosphatase PP1-gamma catalytic subunit isoform X1 has translation MADIDKLNIDSIIQRLLEVRGSKPGKNVQLQENEIRGLCLKSREIFLSQPILLELEAPLKICGDIHGQYYDLLRLFEYGGFPPESNYLFLGDYVDRGKQSLETICLLLAYKIKYPENFFLLRGNHECASINRIYGFYDECKRRYNIKLWKTFTDCFNCLPIAAIVDEKIFCCHGGLSPDLQSMEQIRRIMRPTDVPDQGLLCDLLWSDPDKDVLGWGENDRGVSFTFGAEVVAKFLHKHDLDLICRAHQVVEDGYEFFAKRQLVTLFSAPNYCGEFDNAGAMMSVDETLMCSFQILKPAEKKKPNASRPVTPPRGMITKQAKK, from the exons ATGGCGGATATTGACAAGCTCAACATCGACAGCATCATCCAACGGCTgctggaag TGAGAGGATCCAAACCTGGTAAAAATGTCCAGCTTCAAGAGAACGAAATAAGAGGATTGTGCTTGAAATCTCGGGAGATCTTCCTCAGTCAACCAATTCTGTTAGAACTTGAAGCACCACTTAAAATATGTG GTGATATCCACGGACAATACTACGACTTGCTGCGGCTATTTGAATATGGTGGTTTCCCACCGGAGAGCAACTATCTCTTTCTTGGGGACTACGTTGACCGAGGGAAGCAGTCCTTGGAGACCATTTGTCTCTTGCTGGCCTACAAGATAAAATATCCAGAGAACTTTTTCCTCCTTAGAGGCAACCATGAATGTGCTAGCATTAATAGAATTTATGGCTTCTACGATGAAT GTAAAAGAAGATACAACATCAAGCTGTGGAAAACCTTTACCGATTGCTTCAACTGCTTGCCAATTGCAGCCATTGTGGATGAGAAAATATTTTGCTGCCACGGAG GCTTATCACCAGATCTCCAGTCAATGGAACAAATCCGGCGGATTATGCGGCCCACAGACGTGCCGGACCAAGGCCTCCTTTGCGACCTGCTGTGGTCTGACCCCGACAAGGATGTACTTGGATGGGGCGAAAACGACCGAGGGGTGTCCTTCACATTTGGAGCCGAAGTGGTGGCAAAGTTCCTTCATAAACATGATTTGGACCTCATATGCAGAGCTCATCAGGTAG TTGAAGATGGATACGAATTCTTTGCAAAGAGGCAGCTGGTAACTCTGTTTTCTGCCCCCAACTACTGTGGGGAGTTTGACAACGCAGGTGCTATGATGAGCGTGGACGAGACTCTGATGTGCTCCTTCCAG